The genome window TGAAAAACTGTATCAAGCCCTGGCATGGAAGCTCTTACACATTGGGGATAGGAGTTTTCTGATTTCCTGATTTTTTTATGTTGTTGAGTGCATTTTCTGAAATGAGGAAATGTTGATATTTTCTATGTATTTATAGGTGTTTTTATTGGTATGTTGGGATGTAGATACACAAGTACCCTTGAACAGTTGCCCCCTTCACTAGAGGAACTTGGGTTTCCCTTGAGTTAGCCCCTTTTCTGTGGCAGCAATTAGTGTTGTACTGTGTAACCAATTGATCTCTTCTCTTCCTTGGTGAATACAACTTGCCTGGAAGTTGCACAGCTTccgaatatttttttccttcttgagaTGTGTAGTGTGTCTAGCTTGGGTTAAGGCACTTAAATCTGCCATACATGAGCCATATACTTAGTGAATGTATGTGGTTCTAGAATTACACGTAacacctccatggttgtttaatttgtttatggatggggttgttagggaggtgaatgcaagagttttggaaagaggggcaagtatgaagtctgttggggatgagagagcttgggaagtgagtcagttgttgttcgctgatgatacagcgctggtggctgattcatgtgagaaactgcagaagctggtgactgagtttggtaaagtgtgtgaaagaagaaagttaagagtaaatgtgaataagagcaaggttattaggtacagtagggttgagggtcaagtcaattgggaggtgagtttgaatggagaaaaactggaggaagtgaagtgttttagatatctgggagtggatctggcagcggatggaaccatggaagcggaagtggatcatagggtgggggagggggcgaaaattctgggagccttgaagaatgtgtggaagtcgaaaacattatctcggaaagcaaaatgggtatgtttgaaggaatagtggttccaacaatgttgtatggttgcgaggcgtgggctatggatagagttgtgcgcaggaggatggatgtgctggaaatgagatgtttgaggacaatgtgtggtgtgaggtggtttgattgagtaagtaacgtaagggtaagagagatgtgtggaaataaaaagagcatggttgagagagcagaagagggtgttttgaaatgatttgggcacatggagagaatgagtgaggaaagattgaccaagaggatatatgtgtcggaggtggagggaacaaggagaagagggagaccaaattggaggtggaaagatggagtgaaaaagattttgtgtgatcggggcctgaacatgcaggagggtgaaaggagggcaaggaatagagtgaattggagcgatgtggtataccggggttgacgtgctgtcggtggattgaatcagggcatgtgaagcgtctggggtaaaccatggaaagctgtgtaggtatgtatatttgcgtgtgtggacgtatgtatatacatgtgtatggggggtgggttgggccatttctttcgtctgtttccttgcgctacctcacaaacgcgggagacagcgacaaagcaaaaacaaacaaaaaaaaaaacaattaaatgGCTCAAGAACTTTAGGGCAGTATGAACACTGTGACCTTGAAGGCCTCAATGACCTTGATAGTTGATAGGTCATGGGCTCATATATCTACCCTCCTACTAACTCTCTCAAACTATTTTGAACTTCAGCCTTCCCACAATATAGCCTGTATATGTAGATTGAAAAGAGTGTTTCGTTGCTTCTGTCATGTTGGATGTGAGCACAAAGGTCAGATCTCTTTTGTTTATTATTACTGGAAACCGTTTATGCAGGATTTGGGATCTAGAATCACAGGTCTTTCCCAGCAGAATACAGTCTTTTCTCATATGTCAAGATTAAGAGGGCAAGCACCTGATATGTTAGACCTACAGTGGACTGGTAGTGCCATCGCTTGACAGCCCTATCTGTTCTCCTCCCACTTGAAGGAGGACCCTTCAGGGGCTTTGACTAAGTCAGCACAGTGCTCTTAAGGTCTGCACatatcaggggaaaaaaaaaagggttcaaacacacacacacacacacacacacacacacacacacacacacacacacacacacacacacacacccggacttGAAACCTTAAGTTCAACCAAATACTGTATGTTTTTGAGTATTAAAGGTTCTTCTCATAGAAGTTTCACAGAAACAGGTTTGTATCAGAACTATATGTGGAATTTTAATTCCATTCTTGAATTTGGACGATAAGGGAGCTTGATTCCAGTTACTCTTGAACTTTTGCATCTTTTAGCCTTTTGTTTGGAGGAGCATAAGTTTATATTAAGCATTCAGACAGAGTAGGTTGTAACAGATAAGCATCAAATTCTTTGTCAGGTTTGAACATTACTAATGTTATGACAAATCCAGCATATTCTACAATTCTTTTAGGCCACAGGACATGAGTCTTGTATTGATAAAGTCTGAGGATCATAAAGTGAAAGGTAAATAGATGTGCCTGTAAATTAAGCTGTCACAGAAATTTATCAAAGATTctgtttttcttgactttttgaAGAGTACCAAATTAGCCTGGTTAGCTCTCTTAGGCTTTTCAAGATCTGCAGAAACAGATTGTCTGGAAATGTAATGGTGAATGTGGTGATCATTAATCATAGCACTGTTTAGAAACGTGATAGTGAATGTAATGATTATTAATCCTAGCACTCTGAGAAGTGAAGGGACTAACCAGCATGTCAGAAATGCCTTTACTTGTGACTGAAGCTGGGTTGTACCTTATTAATCTGTGGTTATCCTAACTTTCTGTTGGGAAGCACACATGATATTTCTTGGTACCTAGTAGGCATAAATGAATTGCCATTAATTGATCCTGTCAGGGCTATAGCAGTAGATGGTGGTAAGAAAAATATCCAAATAGCTCTTTTTGATGTTCGTGATTTAACTGTACATTTACTAAATTGATATGATAGTAAAGGTTGGCTCTATTTGTGGGTGTAGGTAGGCTCCACAACTTAAAGTTTTTTGTAGGAgtttgatattttgatattttctcatGAGTTAAAAGGGGCTGGGTTGGTGATGAATTAGTCAGCTCCCCCTTAGAAAGAGGATCTTTGGACTTTTTAACTCATACATTTTTGAAAATTGGGAAATGTAAACTAAACATACAAAGTTTGAACCAACAGAAGAAGGGTTCTTTGTATACACTTTCTCGTTGGTCATGTGAAGGATTGAAGGAAGAGAATAATTCTAGGACAATCTTTTCTAAACTCCTGCATCAGATGAATATAGAATAACTGCTTTACAGACAGTTTTTCAGCCCTTACAGCTGACAGTTTTACAATCTTTTTGAGAAATAAGGACACATTGGCATGCTCCCCATTCAGTCCAGAATGAATTTTGTTCAGAATTTTGGTATATATAGTGTGGTAGCCTGAGTGATCCTCATTTGTAATGTGATAACCTCAAAGGTTTTTATCAAACTGATGGTATACCAGAGTccaattttttctttacatagGCCACAAACATCCTCTTTCTGTGCAAGTTCCTAAACGTGGCAGTTCAGGAGAATGCTAGGGAAAATATCCTCTCTGGATTCATGTTTATGTTACCATTTAGCATCAGATTGCAAAGTTCTTTTGCATTAAATTCAGCAACATGGCTAGGTTGGCAGGCAAAAAAGGGGATTGTTATAGAGTATGCCAATCCTTTCATTTGTTAGTTAACTGGAAGCCTCACTCCAAGATTTATTGTTTCATTGGTCCTCTGAACATGTTGGAAGCTTTTAAGTTATTGTGCCATGAAATTCCTTGTAGTCTCTTGATGCTTTGAATGGATGCCCCAGGCCACAAGTTGAGCTTCAAATGTTCATGTAAGTGAGGAGTTTTGGTAAGAGAAGTCCATGGTTCTTTTCCCACAGTGTCTATAAAAAGAATATGATCCCTGTATAGTTGACAGGACTGTTTATTAAggttttttcgtctttttttaatGAGCATGGAGTATATGATCTGACATCCTATTAAGGTTGGTTTTCATGAAAACAGAGAGGCATTCAAGTGGTGCCTTTTTCTGGGGCAGACTCACAAAGGATGTTGTTTGCAATCAGATGTCTTTTCAACAGTGGTTTCTTTGACGTTATGCAAGGTTCACTGGCTGTAGATGTTTGAAAATTTTGGAACCaaattttcctcttaattttagtgtgaatctctctctcctctctcctctcctctcctctcctctcctctcctctcctctcctctcctctcctctcctctcctctctctctctctctcctcttctctctctctctctctctctctctctctctctctctctctctctctctctctcaggatttgATAGCCTTAAGTGGGATGAAACATTCTTGGAACCAGAACTTCATTTTTTCAGTTTCTTATGGCTTGTTGTTTGGGTGTTATTAGACTACCTTGCATGGGGTCAGGAACACGTGTTCAGATACTTTTGCTGCCTTGAAGTTAGGAACTGTGACATTTGCTTAATTCATTTTGCTCATGTGTCAGGTAAGGCAATATCACTCACTTCTGGGACTTTTTCATGGCAGCTGTGTTAATAGATCATCCTCATAAGGATGCATGGTGGCTGTGGAAATAATTTTGGCCACTGGTATATTAAATGAGCacatatccataaccaggcccccacagacctttccatggtttacctcgaacatttcatgttccctggttcagtccattgacagcatgtcaaccccagtataccacatcattccaattcactatatcctgtgcatgcctttcacccttctgcatgttcagaccccaattgcacaaaatcttttccacaccatccttccatctccagtttggtctccctgtttgccttgctcccttcactttcaacccatatatcctctttctcaatctttcctcacttattctctccacatgcccaaagTGTTTCAGCATAACTTCTTAAGCCCTCTCAACCTCACTTTAtttttcttaccctctcattacttactcgatcaaaccacctcgcaccacatgttTTCCTCAAAAATTTGATTTCTGACACGTCCATTCTCcagcacacaaccctatctgtagcctgtgcctcacatccatataatattgttggactgatattccttgaaacatacccatttttgttgtctgagataatgttttctctttccatgcattcattAGCGTTTCCAGAGCCTTTaccacctaccccaccctatgtGTCACCTTTGCTTCTGTGTTCCATTCGCCATTATGTCCACTCCTGGACATATAAAacttccagttttttccattcaaattcagactgctactgctactgcttaggctgagccttaattgaaacatagagagaattatgaaatgggaaAGTCTTTTGGAcatagtaaccttgcttttatttatgttcactctcaactttctactttcacttgctcttccaaactcagataccaacttctgcaggttcactcttgaatctgccaccagtgctgtatcatcaacaaacagctgactcacttgcaAAGTCCTCTAATTCCTTACAGACAGCATGAATACTGCTCACTCAACTcacattaacctccctcaccacctcatccataaacaaattaaacaaccatggtgacaccactTGTTCCTGCCTCAGACCAACCATTTCATACATTAAACTACTGTAAAAACTATATGAGTAATGTTGATCTATAGTGATATTCTAAAATGAAGTCTTTACAAATTGCAGGAAAAATGAAAACATCTTCCCAAATTTTCCTGAGTTTTAAAGACCTCTTCAGTGGGAACAGCAGAAACAGTATAGAAAAAGTATATAAACACAAGTTAGGCatacattatttatattttatatttgttaAACTTTTTAACTATGTTGTGTGGACTGATTTTGCAAATGATCTTTCAGGTTTTGGATGGATGTTATGAAAGATGGCTGATGCTCTTCTGCATGCTGAGCTCTTGGCTGCCTGTTCTGCTTTGGGCTACAGTGATGGAGTTAAGTACCATAAGGAGGCTGACTGTCTGGAAACCACGAAGGATCTTGTCCGTTACCTGAGAAAGGATGATGAAAGCCATGAAATACGCCGAGCACTTGGAGAAACACGTGTAGTGCAAACAGACCTCCTTCCTTTGATAAGAGACTACAGCGAGGAGTCTGAACTATTTGATGTGATAATTAGACTGCTGGTCAACTTGACTAATCCAGCTCTCCTGCTTTTCCGTGAGGAGCTTCCAGAGGAAAAGGTTACAAGACAGCAATTCCTGCAGTTGATAACACATCAGCAAGGTTACAAGGATGCTTTCATGGAGGAGAAAGTATGGGCTGTGCTGGTAGGCAAACTGGGTGAACTCCTCGAGCTTGATTGGGAACATCGTCAGGAAGAAGATAAATTACTAATAGAAAGAATTCTTATCCTAGTACGTAATATACTATCTGTTCCTGCTAGTCCAGAGGATgagaaaaggactgatgatgatGCATCTCTCCATGATCAGGTCTTGTGGGCATTACACTTGGCTGGTTTTGAGGATTTGTTGCTGTATATTGCTTCATCAGAGAATGAGCAAGAGTTGTGCTTGCACGTATTAGAGATTATATCTCTCATGCTTAGAGAGCAAGATCCATCACAGCTAGCTCAAGCAGGTCTTCAGCGATCACAgtcagagaaagagaaggatgagCGGGAGCTTTTAGAGATGCGTCAGCGAGAGACTcaaatcaaacaacaacagaagcgGAAATATTATGGAGCACGTCATTCCAGATTTGGTGGCACTTATTATGTTCAGAACATGAAAAGCATCAGTGATCGTGACCTCATTTCTCATCAGCCCCTAACTGATATAAAATCCCTCAATTTTGATCGTGCCAAGCGTCCCAAGAAGCACCCTAAACATAGAACTCCAATGCTTGACATCAACAGCACAAGGAGATCAACTCTTGCTATTAGACTTTTTCTGCAGGAATTCTGCATTGAGTTCTTAAATGGTGCATACAACAGCATTATGTACATTGTTAAAGATAACTTAAACAGAGCTCGAGCACAGGAGCACGATGAATCATATTATTTATGGGCAATTAAATTCTTTATGGAGTTCAATAGATATCATCAGTTTAAGATTGAGTTGATCAGTGAAACCTTAAgtgttcaaacatttcattacattCAAACAAACTTGGAGAATTATTATGAAATGATGACGactgacaaaaagaaaatacctcTGTGGTCACGTCGCATGCATAAGGCATTGAGAGCCTATCAAGAACTCTTAATGACTCTAGCATATATGGACAAGTCACAGACTGAATCTGTTAGAGAATCTTCAAAAGTCTTGAAGAGCAAAATTTTCTATGTGGTCGAATACCGAGAAATGGTTCTCATATTGTTACAGAATTATGATCCCTTGAAGATGACAATAACTTATCTAAAAGATGTGGTTGAAACGACTCATATCTTTCTTAAGCTTCTTGAGGGATTTTGTGGAAAAAACAGACATGTGGTCGTACAAAAGAAGTTAAAAAAGGCTCATAAGAAAAAGGCCACTCCAAGAAATGGTATGAGAATTGAGTTGACAGAAGATAAACTTCAGGACATGTGGGATGAATTATCCTCTGAGTTATCAGCAGTAGtacagggtgaggggggtgaactGCCAAATACTATACCTTTTGATACTCTATCAGAGCAGAGTGAGGAGGAACAAAAAGAATTGGCTATGCGAAGGATTAACAAACTACTACGGAATAGGGAATTGACTGAGGCAGTATCATTGTTGCGATCATCAAGAGACGTGTGGCCAGAGGGAAATGTGTTTGGCTCCCAGGACATGGATCACTCGGAGGAATTCTTATCTCTGCGGGAGATATTTATGGCCAACCTGAATCCAGTTGAGGAAGAACCGGCTGTAGAGACtattgaagatgaggaggaggaggaggaggaagaggaaagcatGATGCATATCAGAGAACAGGAATTTGATTTTATCCAGTTTGTGCGGCGTTTTGCAAACACAAAAGTGATGCAATCATATGCAAGATTATTCAAACAGTACCATTTGAATTCTACGCACACTAATCATTGTATTTTGAAGATTTTCCATCGCATTGCCTGGGACTGTAAACT of Panulirus ornatus isolate Po-2019 chromosome 73, ASM3632096v1, whole genome shotgun sequence contains these proteins:
- the timeout gene encoding LOW QUALITY PROTEIN: protein timeless homolog (The sequence of the model RefSeq protein was modified relative to this genomic sequence to represent the inferred CDS: deleted 1 base in 1 codon), which translates into the protein MADALLHAELLAACSALGYSDGVKYHKEADCLETTKDLVRYLRKDDESHEIRRALGETRVVQTDLLPLIRDYSEESELFDVIIRLLVNLTNPALLLFREELPEEKVTRQQFLQLITHQQGYKDAFMEEKVWAVLVGKLGELLELDWEHRQEEDKLLIERILILVRNILSVPASPEDEKRTDDDASLHDQVLWALHLAGFEDLLLYIASSENEQELCLHVLEIISLMLREQDPSQLAQAGLQRSQSEKEKDERELLEMRQRETQIKQQQKRKYYGARHSRFGGTYYVQNMKSISDRDLISHQPLTDIKSLNFDRAKRPKKHPKHRTPMLDINSTRRSTLAIRLFLQEFCIEFLNGAYNSIMYIVKDNLNRARAQEHDESYYLWAIKFFMEFNRYHQFKIELISETLSVQTFHYIQTNLENYYEMMTTDKKKIPLWSRRMHKALRAYQELLMTLAYMDKSQTESVRESSKVLKSKIFYVVEYREMVLILLQNYDPLKMTITYLKDVVETTHIFLKLLEGFCGKNRHVVVQKKLKKAHKKKATPRNGMRIELTEDKLQDMWDELSSELSAVVQGEGGELPNTIPFDTLSEQSEEEQKELAMRRINKLLRNRELTEAVSLLRSSRDVWPEGNVFGSQDMDHSEEFLSLREIFMANLNPVEEEPAVETIEDEEEEEEEEESMMHIREQEFDFIQFVRRFANTKVMQSYARLFKQYHLNSTHTNHCILKIFHRIAWDCKLPAMFFQASLFCVFQQAMEDPRQLSNDSVKEIVKFAVFILRKFFRMAEDNSKVFMELLFWKTNKEALEIEFGYAEQASGKQAAKQIWREEEEEELRRLFEELDAVPAGERGEKDTVDLIMENLISQTKSRRMVIKKLKEMRLIRDIKDLKRKPLKVHTSRVWTEDEEQELRMLFEENTGALDVVGRIMDNMIVRKPKHRIIEKILELGLVSDRKELRKKRPKKPKVQVSTRHLGEQFVIANQSDDVGDSESDTEESESERNDGFADEGISIKEPTRLGLTALPVATPALISEALNTVIEANMQEPVEWLSKILQDVADDREEDGDFEPVPVLAITESCTDAMEDERFQKLLKLLGLRPPQSCQEMFWRIPSLLSVAALRKRAQYLVQGMCGKIEVENADEPLEPVETPKDAENKWYRRRKKVISKSPKAKQLRPKPRSQKGSKSQTFLMNSFESENLNSEDKENYSQELPSSRLSSTMDNGDTVSLASQNSQVVDDSSDDEIPLSSLSHNSLKGCDSKKRIISGEQESDENSDRSPKQERKVKKKRRIVMNDDSDDDTPVVETHDLVLHLDTELTEMEKQTNDFITFDNVDQETDIREVPARQRMFDSDSDDDVPLLCGKQRARAIIDSDDE